The DNA region ATTCGGCGCGGTGAAGGGGGCGATCGAGTCCTCATTTTCTTTGGGGCATGTAGCGGCATTTCTGAAGACCCTCGAGCGTTCGGGGGTTCGCGTGCGTGACTTTCAGTCAGTGCTGGCCAAGGGATTGTTGGGCAAGGCCACGGCAACGCAGTACGGCCAGTTGGGTAACAGCGATCAGGGCCAGATTCGGGAGCTTTACCTTGCCAGTCTGGAGCGCGTCGCGCCGGAGTTGCGGCAGAAGTTTTTCAAGCTGTACGCGTACTACTGATCGGCATAGTTGATTTCAGCTTAATTTTTTATACCGCCGGTCCTAACGCCGGCCAACACGAGGAGACGAGTAGTCATGGGCAAGGAAAAGTTTGACCGGTCAAAGCCGCACGTAAACGTAGGGACGATTGGGCATATCGATCACGGCAAGACGACGCTGACGGCGGCGATTACGAAGGTGTTGTCGAAGCACAACCCG from Edaphobacter dinghuensis includes:
- a CDS encoding GTP-binding protein, which produces MGKEKFDRSKPHVNVGTIGHIDHGKTTLTAAITKVLSKHNP